tcatatattgtattatatgggGTGGTCTCATATAGCAGCAGAGAGTTGAGTTGTCATGGCAGAAATACCCTTAAACAATGACATTATGAGACTGATTAAAAGTCACTTGGTTCGTACAGAAGTGAAAGCATTAGAGCCGCTTCTTATTTCCTCTTTACCTTTTAAGCACATATGTGAGGTATTTCTATTTTCAGCAGGCCATTTACAGATATCAGAGCCAGGTGTAATATCTCTGAAGAAATGCACCTGACTTAACCGGTTTAAGGTTTTTGCTGATAAATGTGACCCAGTTCAGTCCAAAGCAAGCTGAACCACTGCCCGCTGCTCTTATCTTACACTTTACACTATCATCTACAGCATGTGACACAAATCCACCATCTGCAATGAAACCATACTAACAACAGCGCTGTGATAAACCACACGAATAACCCTAAAATCCTCATTCTGAATTTATGCTTTTTAATAAACACGTGCACTTGTGAAAGGTACAGCATATTGAGAGCTAacaacatgttttattttcattacatttcatgCAAAAGGAAGCCCAATGTATTTCAACCGCTGAAAAGATTCAAAAATCTTGAAGGAATGCTAATGgtatttaaatcataatttggACACGATCCAAAAAGAACCAAACACTCACTGGAAAACCTGAATTTCCCAATGTCACTTCATTCAGTAGAACGCAATATTGTTTtccaaaatataatacaatatgtaTATGCAATCCTGTAGTATTGTTTGACTACAGATTTCTCATTTGTGCAGTATGAACACAGTGACCGTCATGAACCGCTCTACACGCCCAGCAGTGTAAATACTGAATGAGCATTTTCAGACTGCTGGGTAACTATAGGCCCTTttttcaacatttacatttatgcattttgaagatgctaatATCCAAAAGGAACATAGGCAATTCGTCAAAGAGccaacaatattaataatgttttaaataaattgataaactaCACCAACAATGGAAACACACAATAATAGATGGAAGCCTTgctataataatactaataataatgaaactaataataaaaaatattaattgtgtcgtttttatatataatatgaatatatcttgaatatatttttatatttaattaaattaaacagataaattaaatattactctttattacatattgtatttttagtcaaataaaacataaaaaaggcacattaaaatatattacattttacatatctaaaattatatattaaataataaattttacaatcattatattaatattaatatttaactaagtaataataaatataataaataatagtaataataactttaattatATGGTATTAATATTACAGATTGtattatttgtcaaataaaacaaaattcttATTCAAATATAAGTATCACACAGACACTATTAAAGTTTATTCAATTAATGATAATGTACtaactaataatagtaataatttatatatttatatgtattatcgTCTATTAAATATTGAcgttattataaatgttttttatataacatAACACATGGTAAATAATAGAAACAATACACAAAGACTGAGGTCATTATTATGATCACACAACACGCATATATTTGGATGTTGTTAGATTGAATATGAGGCGAGCATACCTTGTGTTGGAGGCACATGTAACTCAAGCACAGATCAGACGCTGTTATTTGATCTCAAACCACATAAACGAGGAGAAGAATCTCTATAATCAGAGCAAATCCTGCTGATAAAGCCACATCCACATCCGAGTGCTGTCTTTCATGAATAAGCAGCTCTTCCTCTGTCTGCTCTCCACAGACACGCGCCCCACGCAAGATCCCGGTGAACGCGACTGCGGCTCCGCGCATCGCCGCGCGTGACAGCGATCAAAAACAGGCGGCACTCACCTCTGTCCAAAGACGCGAATGTGATTTCCCCGAGCAGACTCTCCCACTCTCTGTCACGCATTCAGCGTCTCTCCGCGCTCATCTGCTCCAGTCTTCTCCGGTCCGtctatctgtctcactgctgctGTAGAGACACACAAACCTGCTGCGAGAAGCGCCGCCCACGGGCGAGACCAGTGGTCATTAGTTCCCCACGCAGCGCTGCGCTCACGAGACGCGTCACCTGCGCCAACGGAGGAGGAACATGCAATATTAAAGACAGCACATGCCTGATATCTCATTATACTACTCTAGATATCTGACTTAGAAATAACAGGGATGAGGcctagacagacagacggagagatggagagagagacagacagacggagagatggagagagacagacagacggagagatggagagagacagacagacggagagatggagagagagagacagacagacggagagatggagagagagagacagacaggcgagagatggagagagagacagacagacagactgagagatggagagagagacagacagacagactgagagatggagagagagacagacagacagactgagagatggagagagagacagacagacagactgagagatggagagagagacagacagacagactgagagatggagagagagacagacagacagacagactgagagatggagagagagacagacggagagatggagagagagagacagacagacggagagatggagagatggagagagagagacagatggagagatggagagagagacagacggagagatggagagacagacagacggagagatggagagagagacagacggagagatggagagacagacagatggagagatggagagagagagagacagacggagagatggagagagacacagacagacggagagatggagagagagacagacagagagatggagagagaaacagacagacagagagatggagagagagacagacagagagatggagagacagacaaacagagcgatggagagagagacagacaaatagatgttcttttttttgttataatttttttttttttttctacatttgtaCACTTagctttggcaatattgtataatttacattcatgTCAATAAAGCAatgttgaattgaattgaatagagagatggaagagagagacagacagagagatgtagaagagacagacagatggagagatagacagacagagagatggagagagagagagacagacagacggagagaggaaagagagacagacagagaggtggagagagagacagacaaatagagagatgaaagtgaaagtgacgtgacattcagccaagtatggtgacccatactcagaatttttgctctgcatttaacccatccgaagtgcacacacacagagcagtgaacacacacacacactgtgaacacacacccggagcagtgggcagccatttatgctgcggcgcccggggagcagttgggggttcaatgccttgctcaagggcacctaagtcgtggtattgaaggtggagagaaacctgtacatgcactacccccacccacaattcctgccggcccgagactcaaattcacaaccttttgattgggagtccgactctctaaccattaggccacgacttcccatggagagagagacagacagagaggtggagagagagacagacggacggagagatagagagagagacagacagacggagagatggagagagagacagacggagagatagcgagagagacagacagacggagagatgtatatattatacacacatgtATAATGAAGTTATTTAGTATTTTGTCAGACAAACATATCTTAAGAACAACgagtaacaaaataaatatttttatatatttaaataaataaattattaggtTAATCTCTAATGATGTCATGGAAACACCATTACTAAGTTTCTTAGCGCCCTCTGCAGGTAATTAGCAGTTAACCAGACTAGTCGATGTTGAAGATTACTACCATCGTGAAAGAAAGGTGATAAAGCTCCTGCAGCCTGAATCTCATTATTAGGGATAATGTATACAATTGAATCaaaataaattgattattttgatttttgatttattaactatttatctGTTTATGTATCATATCAATTTCCTTTTTGACCTTTGATACTATTGACCTTCTTGGTTTTGCCCAAATCATCATGTCTGAGATGAACAGAATGCACAGTGACTAAAAAAACGTGTTGCAATATCCATGATTTACTGTCTCTCAACCATCATCACTCTGATGAGCAATGGcttcatttatattattagtcATACATTAGTTCGGGattgttcaaatatatttaaatctaaacAAAGCTTTCTGATTACATAGATTTTATATTCACTTATGAGATAatattattttcacttttatattatattatattatattatattatattatattatattatatgaagcTTAAATTTCTGTtagaatgtaatgtaatgtttattctTGTGATCTCTGGCAACCCTGGATGAAGTTCTTGACAAATCCTACTACACTAAAGaattggctcatgaatattactTATGTAACAAGGCGtccttctgattggctgaacggCAGACATGGTCGTTTATCAGCTGACAAATCGACGAATCACTGTCACTATAAAGGCTGACTCATGAATATGAATTATCTTAGGCGTCTGGACACCCAAGGAAGTAGCTACTATCATctacttaatattcatgagccaaagCATTTTACCACAGTGAATTGCACAGATTGAATTGAAGTGGGCGGGGTTAGCGGCGCGGAGGCGGGGCCGTTGTAAAGTTGCCCAACTTGATCAGAGTTTAGCACGATTATTCGCCGCGATGGCGGAGGTGGCCGATCTCGCCGTCTCCCTGTCCTTACTGCTAGTGATTGTAGTTTTTAGCGAGGTGGCGAGGAGGACGGCTTTATATATCCTCCCAAATCGAAACTGGATCATTTATGTGCTGGAGCTGATTTCCACGTTTCAACTGTGCGCGTGCACGCATGAGTTAAAGCTGCTCGCTGAGGTGCGCGGACTGGAGCCGCAGATCGCACTGACCCTCACGTACCTCATCTCGGTGGTCCACGCGCTTTCGTTCCACGGCGCGATCTGTAACCCGAGCGGCGCTCTGGAGCAGCTGTGGCGCGGGGCTTTGACGCGAGGATGCGCTCTGACGCGGATCTCATGCCAGCTGATTGCGGCAGTAGCGGCGCGGCGCGTCATGCCTCACGTATGGGCACTGGCGCTCTCTGACCTGCACGCGCAACACTCAGCAGCGGGCTTTAAATGCGTGAACAGCCCCGTTAACGCGCCTCTGCTGCAGGCCGCCGCGGTGGAGCTGAGCTGCGCGTTTGTGATGCACTCCGCGGTGTCTAACCTGGAGAAGGTGGAGGAAAAATATCGGGTTCCTGTGGTAGCTGCTGTCATCACTACATTAGTCTATGCAGGTTTGTACCATAGTACAAATATACTAATTATTTAGTACCATGGTACCACTACCATGgtactatctatctgtctgtctgtctctgtctgtctttctgtctgtctgtaagtctgtctttctgtctgtctcagtctgtctgtctgtctgtctgtctctgtctgtcagtaggtctgtctgtctgtctctgtctgtgtgtaagtctgtttttctgtcagtaggtttgtctctctgtctgtctttcagtctgtctcagtctgtgtgtctgtcagtaGGTTTGTCTTTCTGTcggtctgtgtctgtctgtcagtaggtctgtctttctgtctgtctctgtctgtcagtaagtctgtctgtctttctgtctctgtcagtaggtttgtctttctgtctgtttgtcagtAGGTTTGTCTATCTGttcatctctgtctgtctttctgtctgtcagtaggtctgtctgtctgtaagtctgtctttctgtctgtcagtaggtttgtctttctgtctgtcagtaggtttgtctttctgtctgtctttcagcctgtctctgtctgtcagtaGGTCTGtaagtctgtctttctgtctctttctgtctgtctgtctgtcagtaggTCTGtaagtctgtctttctgtctgtctgtcgtctgtcagTTAGTCTTatatttcagcatcataactGCAGTGAAGCTGTACTCAGGAAGTGTCTGTACTGTATTTTGTGAAGGTGGTCATCTCACCGGCGCCGTGTTCAACCCAGCACTGGCGTTCTCAGTACAGTTCCCCTGTCCTGGAAACAGTTTTGCGGAGTACAGTTTTGTGTACTGGATCGGACCAATACTGGGTGAGCATTAGTATTACAACATTCACTCTGACCTTTGATGTAATCCTTTAGAGACAGTTCTCTAATCAATTATTTTTGTTAGGAAAACAAGTGTATCCAGTCAAACAAGTATAACAAAAGCAGATTCACTGAAATGTCTTTGGTGAAAGAGGAAAATCATATTTGCATGATAGTCATGAACAACACAGACTACCCAGCAGAATGTTTGAGAGTCATTTGAGCATAATGTCATGCATTTCTACATGTAAATGTACTATCAAACCAAACCAATGACATTAAATATAGCATGTGTACATGATAACTCATAGTATTTGTTAATAAAAGCTATAAATATATATCTCTATGTGTTGCTCTAGTATCTTCATTCAGTTTTTGCCACTTATCTTACAGGTATGACAGGCTCTCTGCTGCTTTTTGACCAAGTGATCCCTGCTATTTCAGGAAAACGCACAATTCCAAAGCACCTGAACTCTAATGGACTCAAGAGAAAAAAGATGAAGTGAATTAAGGCCTTATGACAGAGACTGACTTCTCGTTTATAAGTGCTTATATACTGtgaatatatactgtaattcTCCAGCTCATCTCCAAGTAATAACCAGGGTTtctgcatgttttaaaatgtcttaattcaGGCCTTAAAAGATCTTAAATCGGAgaagaaagtcttaaattcattATGTTATGGTATTAAATGAtgcatgcactttaaaaaaacaactttgTATTTTTCCCTAATACGAATATCTAAACATGCTTTAACCAAGATACATTCACTTGAGATGCAAACTGAACATATAAAGTCTTGTATtctttatatagttatataaattGTTTTCTAATTATATAGTGTATAATCATAATTAAATCAAGTACAAAGTTCAAAACTTTTTCCTTtgaattaaatagatttttcttaGACTACTAGAAAATAttcttcttgttttaatcataagttcacttcattttgatcagtttctcataaaacaagacttactttacataattttgcttctcaagaaaatgCATCTCGATTTGAAAATCATTACATAGTATTCATTCAATGTTCACGGTCttagaaatgtctttaaatgtcttaaattgaCCTTCACttaacctgcagaaaccctgaataATTAAACTGGGaccttaattattttattttttttaaagaagggtTTTGGTGAAATCTATGCTTTcagaaaaatctcaaaatgtctttttaataacaAGATGCATATTCATAAAGCACAGTGAGTCTATAATGACATTCATAACACTCATAAAAAGCACATGACCTGTGTGCCAAGAATCAACTGTAAATGAGTTACGTTTTGTTTATgtgttaaatcatatttttaacaAGCAGACATTCCTGGAATAAGAGAGCTGAAGTGTTAGAATACTATTTTGCATTACATTCTACTAGCGATGATTCTTACCTAGTAACAGGTAAATGTTCTTGTAGCAATAGTAATCTTGAGCACAGTTTTCCAGTGCCTTTGGATTATTCTAGGTAAAATAACCTGGGAAGATCAGACCGAATTGAGTGCTGCATCTATGAGCAACTGCAGAATGTGTATTATTAGATAATAACACGCTTCTGTGTTATGAAGAGTTACATGAAGTGTGAAAATCTGTAATTAAACGTTACATAAAAACACATGGCTCAGTGGTTATTTGACCCGAGAGGTCAAACGGGCTGATGTGAACCGGTTTCTGATGGACCTCTGACCCTTTGTAAAATCACAGATGTGCTGAACGAAACTgataaggaatttttttttttttttctacagcgtGCAACAAAAGACAGGCAAAACAGAACAAATGAGATTGAAAAATTGTGAGATGTTGCTTACATAACTTGGCGTTCACACACGAATGCGAATTGTTGACTTGATGGACTCTGTCGTGCTGTCAAATTCCTGGTTTAAAGGAACAGGTTACGCAAAGAtgaaaatttgttaaaaaaaaaaaaataataattctcacCCCTCAGACCATCTGAGATGtacatgaatttgtttcttcctcagatttggggaaatgtagcattgcatcacttgctcagcaatggatgctttgcagtgaatgggtgacgtcagaatgagagtccaaacagctgataaaagcatcacaataatccacaagtaaccactccagtccatcagttaatgtcttgagaagccaAAAGTTTTTTAATGGACATGTTGCACTTGCGTGAGCTGCTCAGACCTGACCTGTTCTGTGTATCCGTGTTCACTGCTATGATCTGTCATTAGGACTAAATCCTAACGGAGACAGAAATAACACAAACTCCAGCACTGCCTGAACACTTGCATTCATTCCAGGTGAATTCACAGAATATCTGTCCAAATAATAGAAGGGTTTAAACGGGAGGAAAGTCCACAAACACAGTGAGAATCAGCACAAACAGAAAAAGCTTCTAATGGTCGGTCTCATAAAATCCAATGGTTCATGCCATAaccaaaaaacataaattatataaattaaaataccattcctttcttcttcttcttttattattataatgctaATTATTTATGATGTTACCAGAATGCATATGGATTTTTGAACTCCCATTACTATCAGTGATGACTTTTATTCTGAttagtctttttttgttttatagttgaaatttgatttttttttttttacttcagtttatgtttatattatatatcaagTAAAgcatttttgacagttttagttaacaataaccaTTATGCATAATACTATATATAATCTTCTCATATCTTTCTGTAATTTTCAGGTGACCCAGACATTTCTTGAGAGATTTTGTGACTCACGCGAAGGACTGCTGATGGAAATATTTGATCTACTGTGGGGAAATACACAGGAAATGATGAGACGAGGATGTCTCATAAACATCTGACTAAATACAAACTGAGAACGACCCAAAATGAGCTACATGAGTATTTGTAGCACACTTCAACACATTACAACAAATTCTAAAAAGAACTGCATGATTGAGGATTatttcaaagagagagagagagagagagagaaaacaccaAATATGGAAGAAAAAAACGAGGCTTTGGTACAaaaacagctgtatttattgaaATCTTGAACAAACTTTTCAACATAACTCCAATGAGGATGAAAATTCTGGAGCTTCAGGGAAAACTACAAAATACATGAGTGGAAGCTACACATGGCCGAGGCTCAGAGAAATATACAGCCACAAGCAAGGAGAGACAGAAATGCAGTAATCGCTTTGAGAGTCAGCCGGTATCCCAGCATGCCCCACTGAAGTGCTTCAATCAGCCGTACAGAAACGCTGTTCATCTGTCAACACATCGAGGAGTTCAGAGTCACACAGGAGCttcaacacagattcacacaacAGCAGCAACACAGTCATTAGTCTGACGAGAATCAAACACACTCAGATCAAGTGTGTCATCACTTCCTGTCCAGAACCAGTGTTGCTTTTGTCAATTAAAAATGGTATTCAGTGACTGAAATAAAgaaggaataaaatataaatattcaatgaaaaattaaaacctgaaaatcttaaaatgaaaatttgaaacgTTGCCTTGTATACTATATGAAATAAGTACTGAAGTACTACAATTATTAAacactaaatctgaaataaagcaatatagaattataggtttaaaaaaatattggtaatatttaaaaaaaaacaattaaataaatattttatcaaaaacaattaaaataaattatttttcttaatagacaaatatttttaaagcgaaatgtttatatgaaaaaatagctaacatttaaacaaactaataaaaaaaatgacaaaaatacaaaattacaaaaaccgcaactgaaataaatataaatattttaaatggcaaaagcataaaacaactaaaatatattaactctaaataaaaaaaggttttgtttcttttaaataacAGAAGTActgaaaactaatataaaaagCTGAACATATcgcttatataaatatatatattagaggtgggcatatattaatctagattaatctcagtgaaatcttggaattaatctagattaaaatggctcatttgaattctgccgacggcattcagattatgtgtgttacccaaataaaataatgactaaaagtaagtctttgagaacgggtttctcaagacaggtggtgcattagaccaggggctcatctcctgtttccaaaatcatcacaaactgcttgagaaagctgtaaactaactCCACATTGCACAAAGTGCAAACAACACAAAGGGTTTAGCCCTAAACCCCAAGGTTTCAGGGAAGGGAGACAGACGTCTGCGGGACTTGATTTTGAAATTCCattcatattgaaaaaaaaaaaaggacgcgTTCCAGGTAAAGTCGAGGATTGCAGGGGAGGGGGGGGTTGGGGGTGTCTCGAAAAAGACAAGTTTTTCTAGTCAGAGTGAACACCACCAAAATCACGCAGAAGAGCAGAGGACAAGGACTGTCTCAGACTGATCCAGATGTTTGCTTTTACTGGTGGAGAGGGGACATTGAAAAATTTCACTGTGCACATTTGATCAACCAAAACGGCGGCTGGACCAGAGAAAGCTGAGGCAGACTGACAACAGAGACTTTCACAGCAGACGCTGGAGAAGAAGGGGGGAGTCGGGAGCAAAGTCCACCAAGGCCACGCAGCACAAACAGataagtctgaaaacacacacactttctctaaaGCTCACTGCAATGAAGGAAGTATGCTTGCTTTAATACATGATCACATTGGAAGATTAGAAAATGATAAATCTTCTCTCGACAAGAACATAGgcacataaattaatttataaacaaaTGCCACATAGATTATGGGTTAATGGAGTTGAAAGGGCTGGCAACTCAGTAATTAGAAAGGATGAAATAGATCCAATTCCAAAATTAAGTGGAAATTTAGTTTGGTCTACGACTGCATCTGGTTATACGGTCAGAGAATATTTCACTGTACCTTTGAGATGTAAAGATTAGAATGGCATGAACTTTAAGCATTGTTTACTACTGTCAGAAAACTGCCTTCAAAATTTGCAAGAAAGAGATTTAACGCCAAATTCAAACTTTAGCCACAATCCAACAATGGCAGTTGTGTGTTTACCAGTGTAAACGGAGAGATGATGAATTATGTGAAAAGCTTGTCAAGGCTGCAAAAGACAGTTTCACCTTATTCTGAATTATGCCATTCTCTGATTTACATTGCTCAGCACATACATCATTGGGAAAAGATTacattttagaacaaaaatgGTTTCATGTATAGAAACAACAGACCTGAAATGGTTAATCGAGACATAAAATAGATGCGCTGTTTCTGTTGATTTGAGAAATGAACAGCAAATGTTGTTTGATTCTCTTCCACATGTTTCATTGtccaaaaagaaaaatgaacataGGAAAGACAttggtttatttgtaaaaatattttttttttgtatgtaaattGGGTGGAGACAGCAGAAGAAAAGGTTGAATGCAATCCAACACTGTCATTTGTCAACGGCCAGGTGGCTCAGGTACAATGCAATTCTATTAGAAAtgccatcacaattaaaagatgcACAGTGTTAAATCCAGCTACACTGGTCTTTACGAAGCAGGATGGGGAAGAACATGATTGTTTTGCTACATTTGAACAGGTCTGTCAACCAAGACCAGATTTTAAAAGAAACGCCCTTAGAAAATGCAGACTTAATTCTATTCATTGATGGTTCAGAATCTAGAGACCCAAATAATTGGCAAAAACAGAACAAGTTAAGCTGTAACCACTGCATATGCAACAATAAGATCTGGAGCGCTCCCCGCGCATTGCTCTGCGCAAGCGGCTGAGTTTGTAGCATTGACAGAGGCAAGCAAAATCGCTGATAGACAAACAGTTACCATTTTTAcaaattcttgttattattttggggTTTATCATGATTTTAGGGCATTGTGGAAGTCTGAAGGTAAGCCTGATTTAACCATGATAAAAAAGTTAGTTGCTATCTACAAATGCGTCACACATTCCAAAAGTTATGATTTTGTGATTTTAGGAAACAAGTAAGCTGATACCACAGTGAAGGACACAGCTGTGAGAACAGAACTTTCTTTTACCTgtgtaacatttaacatttcacTCCCTTCTGATTATCTTACAGCTATGCAAGCTTTTGCCACAGCAGAGGACAAGAAACAACGGGTGAAGGCCGAGTGCAAACTGAAAACAGGCCGAGTACTGAAGACAGACCATGTCTGCCAAAACACTTTTTCCCACACtatgtgcaaaatgaaaatatcaGTCAGGTGTGACATtaaagaacaaattaatgaaGTGTTGTGAGCAAACAGGACTGTCTCGGGTAAAAGCGCTCCCCATTGTGTTAATGTATATGAGAATGAGGAAAAAGAACAGATATTTTGTTTGGCAGGCCAACCTCCGGTGGAGTAAGACCAGAAGCACAACCACTGTCCTCTACAGCCTTGTGTGAAGATGACATGCTGAAGTGTAGTAGAAAGttgtctcttgctctctctcagaTATCTCAGCAGGTCAAGGACGCTCTGCCCAAGCCAGCGGAAGGAGTCTTGCATGATATCAGGCCTT
This sequence is a window from Carassius auratus strain Wakin chromosome 43, ASM336829v1, whole genome shotgun sequence. Protein-coding genes within it:
- the LOC113061435 gene encoding aquaporin-11-like, whose product is MAEVADLAVSLSLLLVIVVFSEVARRTALYILPNRNWIIYVLELISTFQLCACTHELKLLAEVRGLEPQIALTLTYLISVVHALSFHGAICNPSGALEQLWRGALTRGCALTRISCQLIAAVAARRVMPHVWALALSDLHAQHSAAGFKCVNSPVNAPLLQAAAVELSCAFVMHSAVSNLEKVEEKYRVPVVAAVITTLVYAGGHLTGAVFNPALAFSVQFPCPGNSFAEYSFVYWIGPILGMTGSLLLFDQVIPAISGKRTIPKHLNSNGLKRKKMK